CGCTATTAAAACAACAAGGccttaattatattttagtgCTTACGGTTtctaaagaattttatataaGAAGTTACAAAGTTGAATTATAATGCCAGTAAGAACAGGCAGTTTTCggctttaaaaacttttgaagaaaatgtttattatgcCTCAAAAATGTTCCTtagaatataaattttgtagtTAATGGACACTTCTGaagataaatgtttattttatgcaGATCCTTCTGaaatgaattatatttttggagTAGTTTCTCCAAGTGCACCGTATGTGTACTGTGCTATGCTCGCCAAGTGCCTTTTCGCCTTGGTGTGCGTGAAgcataaaatgtaattttgaatttttgaatcGTTAAAAGCAATTAATCGCCTCTACGCAACGGCAGCCAGCCTGGCTGCGACGACCGCGCTCCTCGACTCGACTGTCTCATCAGCGTCAGGCACAGAACCCATTCATCTGGAAGAGTCGCGGCCGCGATCCTCAACCTCAGCCTCATCCTCATCCCCTATCCCCTATCCCCAAGCCCCATACCCGAACCCCCACCCTACACAATCCCCGCATTGACGACGCTTTACTGCCcaattttgttgcaaatttTTCGTTCCGCGGAACTTGGTGCATTTCATCTCGTCTGCTCTTGGtgatcgtcgtcgtcgcagtcGCCGCTTCATCTTCTTGCGTCGATCGTCGCGCACATTCATTTGTCGCTTAATGTCCCTCAGTTAGGCAGCCCCGGGCCTGCTCTCCCCGAATCCATCGCATCCCAATCCGAAACGCAGTCCCTACAGCTGCGGTCAGCACAGAAGGTCTCCAATTACATTTAATGTCTCTGAGGCTTTATAAAtccataaaatgtttaagtaaaattattattagtgTGTGTGGACCCTATACTAACGAAGTTTCCGAAATGCATTagtaaaatcattattttcaAGATTATCTACCAATAATGTAAAagctaaaatttataaactacAACTAGATCGGAGAACCTCCAACTGGATCTTTTATGGTTCAATTTTCTGAATTTATcttcataaaaaatacaaaattaaaattcaatattcataaaatacaatattaacTATATTGGAGAACCTAGAGGTTCTGgatcttttatattttaatgttacaACTAGTCCAACTTAACTGTTGAATTTAAGAAGCACTTAGATAACAAATATGATTGCATACATGGCGGTGACCAACTGctgttaattttaaagtggtaaaataaattccttattggctataaaatataaaataaagataagaAGTAGAAGCCGCGAGATCAATCCTTCGCAAACCtctatattaaaaaatggccgaaaaaaagttgtttaaaattaattactcATACGAAATGTTGCCCTCCACTTTTTTGTAGTGGATTGAATGTTGGGCTTACGAAGACACAAAAACCTATTTTAAGTGGGAATGTGCACTTTTACAATACTATCAGATTGAGAAGCTCGAAAAACATTAACAACTTGCTTGGAAATGAGGCCCCTTTGGTTGCATAGCTCAGTTCTAAAGTGCTGACCTCAACTGTGCTGCGGCATGGCATCTCCTGGTTGCCCCACCAACCACCAACCGCCGCATCACTGCACTACTTCTCCACTCGAATGCTCCCAGAGTGTCTGTATCGCCTTGGTATGTGCGGCATCTGCTGGCTAGGCTTCTGAtctgatgatgctgctgctgctggtggtggtgcttCTACCGCCCCTCCAACTGCGGATGGTGGCTATGGATGTGCCTTTGGATGTGACTGGGACTATGGATGCGAATGTGGTGACATCCACTTGCAGCTCTCGCACATTCGTCGTAGTCGTATTTTTCTCGATTTTGTTTTCGCTGCCTGCACATTCACACGCATTCGAAcgcaacaaaaaccaaaacaacaacataaaCCGACGACCATCGACCATACCATAAAACATTAGTTTCCCATTTGCGTGCTAAGTACCCTACATGGAATCGATGTGAGCACATTGATGGCCATGGCAAACAGGTGAAGAATTTTTAGGAGTCTGTGCCAGACTTCCCAGAATCGGAGATGCAAAATTATGATGAAAAGAGCTGTCAGTATTTAGAAAGGTGCGAAGACTACTACACTTAAGCAAAAAGTATTAATCAAGCACTTGTGAGAACGCcaaagacaaattttaaaagtaataataattattatttacaataatttaattttcaaaaagcaatatacattttttaaaatctagtATTTCAGTGAAAGTAAATCCTATCAGtttaattcaaaatgaaaTCTTATAGATGGTTATTTAATAGATAATTAACTTTTAGATGGTTAACTTATACAGGGTTAACTCAGTTGGCTAAGTTTATCTGCCCAAATTGTGATGTGTAGGGCAGCTAGAATTCTTCTTAGAGCTCAGATCGCTGGCCTCGTCTGGCCATCCGTCCGATGCTCTCGTGGCACGCACACGCACTATGATGCGCGCTTTGAAGTCCTGTCAAGCACTTGAGAtacatttatgtattttttgcattttcattGCCTCGACTTCGGGGCAGGGCGGCACAAATGCGAAGAATGATTAGTTAGTTGGTCATGCAAAATGGGTGAAACCGGTTCTCCTGCTGCTCGCACCGAGGTCGGGGAGGAGCAGAGCGGGTGATCCTTTAGCATAATCAGCgggctgctgctgatgatcgGCACAAATTACGAACGCACGGAATGTCCAGAAACCGAGAGCTGATCACCTGACGCATGATCATTTGCAGATTGCAATCAACGAGGATCGGATCGGTTCGAATGGTCAGCATGCAAGTGGCGCTGCTGGCGCTGTTCGTTCTCGGCCAGCTATCCTCCAGCGCCGTGGCCAATGGATCCGCCTTCTCCACATCCTCGTCCAATCAACTGCAGCGACAGAAGTTGGCACACTGGTTCCGGGATAGCAACGACGTCAAGGATAAGATTTTGGAGCTGCAGTGCTTGGCCAAGTGTGGCGCCATTCCCTCGACGAAGGCTCAGCGGGAGCAGTGCCTGGACAAGTGCATCCAGGAGCTGCTGTTGGGACCCAGAGCCGGCAGTTGTCCCAAAATCGGAAGGCAGACAAGGGTCGGGCTATCATGCCTGGACAGCTGTCAGTATGATCACGAATGCCCCGAGGTGCAGAAGTGTTGTGCCTCCAGCTGCGGGCCAATGTGCGTGGATGCTCTGGGCGTGAGGAACAACACGCAGCTGCCTCCAATACCCAAGATCCTGTACTTCAGGAGGTCACGAGGTCACGGCGTCGATCTGAAGATCGAGTCCTCGCTTCTGGTCTACTACTTCCACGTGGAGGTCCGTTCGCACATAGTACGGCTCTTTGCCCCCAGAAAGTTCGGGCCCTGGGAGTGGCAGAAGGTGGAGAAGACCATGGAGGAGAACATCGGGCACAGCAAGCAGTAGGTTTAACTTGGCGATATCCACGAAGGAGTTCTTTAATGGTCTGTTTCGTTTCCGCAGCACGTATATCTTCTTTCATATGCGACCAGGCCGATGGTACGAGGTTCGGGTGGCTGCCGTAAACGCCTATGGGTTCCGGGGGTATTCTGAGCCCAGCGAcccatttccctcaacggGCAGTAAGTAAATTAAGATATGATATGTGcgatacaaattatttttaaatgcttcaACCCCTTatactaaaattattaatataactTTTAGAATACGCTAAATTTAGGAGGAATGCTtcataagttttaaaaataattaaattagattCAAGTTTATCTGGGAACTTACATTCGAAAATCTATTCTAACCATTACaatgtaatatatatttttttttccacataAAAGTTATATAGTCACTTgataaatatcaattttagaaaactaatTAACCATAAGTAAGGATCAGaagtattatatatttagctGTTTATTATCAAGTAGGCTTACCAACTAACTTACAGCTGCAAATACTCCTTAGACCCCAAGCCACCGAAGCCGCCCAACGACGCAAAGATCATTGCCAAGCAGTTCGATGGACGCTACATGAACGTAAAACTAGTGTGGTGTCCGTCGAAATCCAATTTGCCCGTCGAGAAATACAAGGTCACTTGGTCCTTGTACGTAAACAGTAAACAGGCCTCGATGATCACGTTGGACACGTATGTGAAGGATGTAAGTGGCTCCCGGTGTGTGGAACAAGACAATTAGCATCTAATGCTTTCAGACCCATCAGCTTGAGATCAAGAAATTGCTGCCGAACTCATCGTACTACATCCAGGTGCAAGCCATTTCCTACATAGGATCGCGTCGTCTCAAGTCCGAAAAAAagtcgatgctgttcaacacGACGCTGCAGCCCCTGGAGCCAATCACCCCGCTGCAGTGCACCGGGGCGGGCAACCGGCGCAGGCACCATCACATTAGCAGCTCGACCAGCTCGGAATGGGTCACGACCCCGGCGCCAGCTGGCCTCAATGAAGTTTCGCCCAACATTGCGAATCGGACAGCGGCCGCCACTTATGAAGTGGGTTTCCGATTGAACCGGAAGTTTGGCATGATTGTGCAAATTCTGGGCTTCCAGCCACACAAGGAGaagtaattatttataaacaagtTGCCAAAATGCTGAAGTTTCATGCTGTTACCCCAATCCGATTGCAGAGTCTATGAACTGTGTCCCCAGGAGACGAACTGCGAGCAGCGCGAGTTCCGCGCGATTCGCGCCAAAGTAAGTAATACCCTTGATTTGGTGATGCTTTGATCGGAGCCACGAGCCACATGTCGAAACACTTCGTGCCGATTGGCCGGACCACCGGGGAAGGGCAAATCAATGGAACACTGTTGACCATGGGGTATTGTTTAACAAGGCGCAATCATGTTTCCTTCTTTTGACACGGAAGACACGTCTTCACAATAGCCAGTACGTGGCCACATGGCAATCAACATTTTCCAGACTGTGTTGCCAGTAAATGGGTCATGGCATAGGTGTATTATGCCCAAACTTTAAAGATCAAACTAATAATTACGAGTCTATATCAACATCATTCACTCCCCTTTGATTGCAGAGGGACCCGCTGGAGTTCAGCAAACTTAAGTACAACACCACCTACGTGCTGAGGGTTCCAAGATCCAGTCCCAATTCCGTGCTAGACGACTCCAGGAACGTCTTCACCTTCACCACGCCCAAGTGCGAGAACTTCCGCAAGAGATTTCCCAAGCTGCAGATCAAGTGCAGCGATTAGCCTTCAGCCGGTGGGCTCAACCCACTACTGACCATGAGATTACACTAGATTGTAAATACTTGTATGTAAAACTTaacttttacttatttttagacTTAAGGACACACACAGAGAAACTGAACAAAATCGTTTTCTACTTGAAGAGATCCTTGAACTCTTGCAaatcctgctgctgctgggtgGGCTTCTGGATAGAGGACCCCAACAGTTTGCAGTCTTCCAGGCGGACGCCATGCTCCAGGAGCGCTGCTATCAGTCGTGAGGTGTAGAGCACTGGTCCGCCCACCAAATGAAGGAAATCGTAGTGCTTCTCTCGTCGTGTGCTGAACAGTATTCGCTTGGAGACGAAATCTCCGTAGTTGCTGATCCGTCCCACGCAAACGTAGCGTTGCAGTGATGGGGCGTACACCTCGATGACCGCTCGAAGGCTTTCCGCCGGAGTAAGTGTTTCTGCTGATGCATAAACCACCCGGAAGGGAATGCCCAAAGCTTTGTAAAAGTCTGTGGCCAGATTAAGTATGTGCTCCAGTTGACAGTCGGCTTCGTTGGCCGATAGAGTGGCCACAAAACTTTGCACCGCATTTGTTTGGGTCGCCGTATAAAGACTGGGAGTGGGCCCATATAGCTCTGTGTCCGACCGATTGTAACTTCGACCGCAGCAGACATAACGCAGGGGCAGCACGGAAGGATACACACACAGCCTAGTCATGGCGCCGAGGTAGCTCTCAAAGGCTGCTCCTCCAGTTAGGTAGGCCGTATTGATCTTATTTTGCAGGTGCTCCTCCTGCACCAGGTGGTAGTCGGCCAAGGGGGTGGCATTCGCCTCCAGAAGAACACATCGCACAAAGTCGGGGTTGGCAGTTTGGATGAAGTCACCCTGAGCGACGAAATAGCGGGCCAGGGATTGCATGGCATTGACGTCAAAGTGAGCTGCCTGGTCCATCATATAATACCGGTTGTTGTCCACAAAGTGTATAAGATCATGGCGTGCTAAGTGGGTGGTGGATTCGCATTCCAGTTTCGGCAGGCCGTGGCGATAGAGGAGCTTTTCCTGGCCGCCAGTGGGACACTGCTCATGCAGCCGGTTGGGCAAGTGCAGGTAGTCGTGTATAAAGTCATCCTCGATGGGATATAGTGCCTGCTTCAGGGCCTTCAAGTCGTTGCGCAACGATTTCCCACTTTCTTTCAGCTCGTCTAGTTGCTCCGCAGTGCCTCCAGCTTTGGTTAGCTCCTTCAGCCGCTTGGTCACCGCCTCTCGCTCCTCGGCCACCTTGGCCAGTTGGGCGTGGTGCGTCTCATACTTCTGGTACTTGCTGAGCACATTTTCCAATGCGATGTCCAAGCCCCGACTGGCGATGCTCTGTTCCAAAGATTGCCGGTCGCTGAAGGTTCCCTTGAAGTCCAGATACGGTTGCAGGGTCACATAGTTCTCGTTGGCTTTGTCGCCAGTTATGTAGAGGGCGGAGATGTTCCTGCTGCACGTATTTCTCGCCGAAAGgcctttttttaatacatttcgCAGACTAaacattattgttattatcaactgcaacaacaaaataaaccGGCAGAATCAGCTGTTGCCAGCGCTGCCAGATCAAGGTGATTTGATAGGGGTACTCCAATAccgaacatttttttttttaatatctggGACTCCCCTTTTTTAATGTGAAAATATCCCAATTGATTtgtatacaatatttattgcatagctcgtttatattattttaaaaaattattttttaaaggttaCAGATAGTAGTATGcaataataacataaattatagaaataacttaaaattagAAACTTATTGTATGCAGTGAAAATACGCCCTCTCCAAGGCCGCAGCATATAACGGAGGCGGTTTGAAATTTCGTATCTCATTGGTTATAAGCTCCTTCCAGCAATTCACATTCAATAtcatattttcaaagttttgATCATACGCTGGTGCGACGTCCTCGTCATGATGGCGTGGATCAATTAAATCGCTTAGGAACGGATGGTGCATTGCCTCCTCGGCTGTAATGCGTCTTTCGGGTATCATTTCGAGCATTTTCTCCATCAAATCCACGGCCAAAGGATTGGCATCCGGAAACATCTGATTGAAATCACATCTTCTCCGATTCGGGTACATCCTCAAATAATTGCGTGCATGATCGATGGTTACTCCGCTGACAAACTGATCCGACGGTCTACCCATTATGTCAAGCAGGCGCTCGAGTTGATTCATATAGCATCTACCAGGAAATAAGGCACGACCGGATATAAGTTCCGCCAGGATGCAACCCACAGACCACATATCGATGGCCTTCGTGTACTTATCCCAGAGGAAGAGCAGTTCGGGGGCCCGATACCACAGGGTCCCTACAAAGTCGGTCATATCATCGGCGGAGAGTCGGGCCAAACCAAAGTCAAGTATGCGCACCTCCATATTTTGATTCACTGCAATATTACCGGGCTTCAAATCACGATGAAGGACGCCGGCGCTGTGAATGTACTTCAGACCTCGTAGTATTTGGTAAAGGATATACCTAATATGGTACTCGGAAATCCTGTTTGCGCGGGAGAAACTGTGCAGATCCTCGTCCATCAGATGGGTCACCAGATAAACCTGCTGAAAATCGTTCATCTGCATAGGCGGGTGAAAAACGTCCAGCAGGCGAATGACGTTCGGGTGATTCATATGCTTCAACAGACGGATCTCGCGATAAGTTCCCTTGGCGTCCTCCTCTTGCTCGAAAGGCTGCAACAGCTTTTTCATAGCCACGTAATTTTGGCTCCCAACTAGCCTCACCTTGGCGACCTGACCAAAAGAACCGGCGCCAAGGGGTCTGACCAACTCATATATGTTTGGAATCTCCCAAACGCTTTCGTTTACATTTACTCTCGCGAATCCCGCCATTTTGGTTGACTAAAActtcaaaaaacaaatccTTAAAGTTCGACGATACATAGCTTACTAAATTCGCAATTACCCACTCACCCCTTAAATGCATTTCTTATCAAACGTTTCTTAATCTAATCGGTAATACATATATGATTCAGTTCTCTTTATGACcggaaaaatgttaataactGATAAAGAAAGTTTAATCGGAAATTAAACAATGTTATTTTTGCCCAATTAGGCTGCAATATCGGTAtagtttcatatttaaaaagttttttttttttacgaatttattgtaaaatatacaGTACAATATTAGTGGCAagctaaaacaaattaataaaacatagtacaaaacaaaaacactacTCAACACTAGGAATAGCTACATTTGAGTACGAAAAGCATCATTTGAACAATGTTCTTGGTAAATATAAATGGTATCAAAAATAAGTGGCCCTGTTTAATACTTCAAGTCCTTGATGGGTGGATTGAGTTTTACTTTACGTCCTTAAGAACCTGGGCAAACGACGGCGGAGGCTTAAAATTGGTGACCTCCTTGTAGATCAGCTCCTTCCACTTGTCCACTGGCAGATCCATGTCCTCGAAGCTGTGATCGTACGGCGGAGAGGTCTGCTCATCGCTGGGCTCGGCGTACTTCTCCAGATAAGGATGGGCCAGAGCCTCCTCGGCCGTGATCCGCTTCTCGGCGTCCAGCTCCAACATCTTCTCCAGCAGATCGATGGCCAGCGGATTGGCGTTCTCGAACACCTTCTTGAAGCTGCGCCTCTTCATGGGTGGCAGAGACTGGATGTAGGAGCGGGCACTCTCCGAGGATATCTTCTTCATGAAGTCGGCTGGCGGCGTGCCTAGCATCTCCATGATCAGGTTGAGCTGGTGGATGTGATCGGTGCCCGGGAACAGAGTGCGTCTGGTGATAAGCTCCGCCATGATGCAGCCCACCGACCAGATATCCACCGTCTGGTTGTAGTGCATCCAGTTGAGCATGATTTCGGGGGCGCGGTACCACCGCGTAGCCACATAACCGGTCATTTCATTCTCCGTGGGACGCGCTAGCCCAAAGTCCAGGATCCGCAGCTCGCAATCCTCGTTAACGGCAATGTTCGAGGGCTTCAGATCGCGGTGGATCACTCCGGCACTGTGGATGTACTTTAGTCCCCGAAGTATTTGGTAGACCAAAAACTGAACATGGTCGTCAGACAGATGCTGCATCCGTATGATGTTGTTCAGATCCGCGTCCATCAAGTGGGTGACCAGGTAAACCTGCTGGAAGTTATCCAGCGAGGCGTTGGCCGGATGTGGATGGAAAATGTCCAGCAGGCCGATCACGTTCTCATGATCCATGTGTTTTAGAAGTCGGAGCTCCCTGTAGGTCCTTTTGGCGTGAACGGCGGATTGGAAGGGTCTCGCCAGTTTCTTAATAGCCACATGCATGTTGGTGCCCCGAACCAGTGCCTTCGACACCTGTCCATAGGCCCCCGATCCCACGGGCAACAGTTCCTGATATATCTCCGGGACCTCCCATTCCGTCCTGTTTATGTCCAACTTGTGAAATTTCTGCGTTATGGACGCAGACATGGTTTCGCTGGGCGTCGTCACAGTAAATTATTGGTACCTATCGACGAGATATTAACCATTAAACAGCCGTGCGATCGAAAATACCACGCTGATTACGTTTATCTTGAGGCAGTTCTGCGGCAATGTTTAAGGCCTCTGCTCCACGCCCAAGATTATTAACAACTAAGCACTGTCCGCTGGCATTATTTCCTATATTTGTGCTATTACTCCATTCCGATGCGTGTTAGGAATCCGTGAATCAGAATCGGAAAAGTCGCTCGATCGATGGCGAAACCTATATGCCCTACATCTAAATAAGAGTGCATGTTGGGGATCATTAaaagaaatcatttaaaaCTATGTGAACTTAAACAAAGAACTATTTACAATTATAGAGGCGCAGAAAATACTTGAACTCTCTGGATTTCAATTATTCTCTGGAATacttatattataaattaccaaaatacaaaatattgtattttatttttaaatgtataaaaaaatcaaacgcCCACATCCGTGATTGTAccgcatataaataaaaataaacacatggCGTTGCCGGACCGTCAGTTTTCAAGTGCGACGAATATTTATCGAATGTAGATTCAAAACAGCTGTTTGATGTTTTTTCTGCGAATTCTTCCCCCACCACCCCCTGACCCATTTTCCGAtgcacttttttatttgctttgaaTGAAAGAATCTTAGCCACTGCTCGCGTCTGCGCAGTTGCACCGCCGGAATTATCAATACGTTAATCTAATCGTGCCTTAAACACAGCCTGACATTCCGCCTCGCCATCCCACATCGAACGGTTAGTTTCGCACCGAAGCCGCTCCCGCTCGCATCGTAACCTAGAAAAAGTGACTGTAAGTGGACCGACAGGAGAACATAAATGATAATGAATAAATTAGCGGtgttaaacataaacattacAAGGTTCAACTAGTGTTTACGCAGAAAATTAAGTGCAAATGATACGGGGGAGCTGGAGGATGTCAATCCATCGGCGGCGAACTACGACCTTTGGAACCTGGACTGGCAAACATGCAGATTTTCTATAATCCACTATCGGCTGAAGTAAAAGATCTATGGTCCGAATACGATAAGATAGCCCCGGGGGTTCAAAGTGTGGTAATTAGAGTACAAGAAGCACGATAGTTTCAAGGGTTGCTATAACTTCCACCCCTATAGCCGCATCAGGGAATAAGTTTccataacaattttttcacATATATTGGAAAATTTTCTGGTAGATAAAAAGCAGTTATCTTGTATTACAACCCATTATAAATTGCACACCTTTAACTGTCAAGTTTTCTCCTCTTTGCAGTAACAAAATGACTTCGACTCTACTGCCGGGGAACATCGTGTATGGCGGTCCTGTGACCGAACGGGAGGCCCAGGACTACAGATCCCTGGGTCAGTACATCCTGGACAAATACAAGAGCTTCGGCGAACAGTCTGTGCTGGTGGATGCCGTCAATGGAGTGGAGTACTCGGCCAGCTTCATGCACAAGTCCATTGTCCGGCTGGCCTACATCCTCCAGAAACTGGGTGTCAAGCAGAACGACGTCATCGGTTTGTCCAGCGAGAACAGCGTCAACTTTGCCCTGGCCATGTTCGCCGGCTTCGCAGTTGGAGCTACGGTGGCTCCTCTCAACGTGACCTACTCCGACCGCGAGGTAGACCACGCCATCAACCTGTCCAAGCCCAAGATTATATTCGCTTCCAAGATCACCATTGATCGGGTTGCCAAGGCGGCGAGCAAGAACAAGTTCGTCAAAGGCATCATCTCCTTCGGCGGAAGTTCCAAGAAGTTTAAGAACATTTACGCCCTTAATGAATTGATGGACAACGATAAGTTCAAGACGCAGCCGGATTTCTTAAGCCCAGTGGCCAACAAGGAGCAAGATGTGACCCTGATTGTTTGCTCTTCGGGCACTACCGGACTGCCAAAGGGAGTTCAGTTGACCCAGATGAATCTGCTGGCCACCCTCGACTCCCAAATGTAAGTCTAAAAGGTCGGTTACGAAAGGATTTTGTACTGAAAGCTCTTCCCTCAACAGCCAGCCAACCCAAATACCCATG
This genomic window from Drosophila gunungcola strain Sukarami chromosome 3R, Dgunungcola_SK_2, whole genome shotgun sequence contains:
- the LOC128264106 gene encoding anosmin-1 isoform X1 → MVSMQVALLALFVLGQLSSSAVANGSAFSTSSSNQLQRQKLAHWFRDSNDVKDKILELQCLAKCGAIPSTKAQREQCLDKCIQELLLGPRAGSCPKIGRQTRVGLSCLDSCQYDHECPEVQKCCASSCGPMCVDALGVRNNTQLPPIPKILYFRRSRGHGVDLKIESSLLVYYFHVEVRSHIVRLFAPRKFGPWEWQKVEKTMEENIGHSKHTYIFFHMRPGRWYEVRVAAVNAYGFRGYSEPSDPFPSTGNPKPPKPPNDAKIIAKQFDGRYMNVKLVWCPSKSNLPVEKYKVTWSLYVNSKQASMITLDTYVKDTHQLEIKKLLPNSSYYIQVQAISYIGSRRLKSEKKSMLFNTTLQPLEPITPLQCTGAGNRRRHHHISSSTSSEWVTTPAPAGLNEVSPNIANRTAAATYEVGFRLNRKFGMIVQILGFQPHKEKVYELCPQETNCEQREFRAIRAKRDPLEFSKLKYNTTYVLRVPRSSPNSVLDDSRNVFTFTTPKCENFRKRFPKLQIKCSD
- the LOC128264106 gene encoding anosmin-1 isoform X2; its protein translation is MVSMQVALLALFVLGQLSSSAVANGSAFSTSSSNQLQRQKLAHWFRDSNDVKDKILELQCLAKCGAIPSTKAQREQCLDKCIQELLLGPRAGSCPKIGRQTRVGLSCLDSCQYDHECPEVQKCCASSCGPMCVDALGVRNNTQLPPIPKILYFRRSRGHGVDLKIESSLLVYYFHVEVRSHIVRLFAPRKFGPWEWQKVEKTMEENIGHSKHTYIFFHMRPGRWYEVRVAAVNAYGFRGYSEPSDPFPSTGNPKPPKPPNDAKIIAKQFDGRYMNVKLVWCPSKSNLPVEKYKVTWSLYVNSKQASMITLDTYVKDLEIKKLLPNSSYYIQVQAISYIGSRRLKSEKKSMLFNTTLQPLEPITPLQCTGAGNRRRHHHISSSTSSEWVTTPAPAGLNEVSPNIANRTAAATYEVGFRLNRKFGMIVQILGFQPHKEKVYELCPQETNCEQREFRAIRAKRDPLEFSKLKYNTTYVLRVPRSSPNSVLDDSRNVFTFTTPKCENFRKRFPKLQIKCSD
- the LOC128264121 gene encoding serine--tRNA synthetase-like protein Slimp, whose product is MFSLRNVLKKGLSARNTCSRNISALYITGDKANENYVTLQPYLDFKGTFSDRQSLEQSIASRGLDIALENVLSKYQKYETHHAQLAKVAEEREAVTKRLKELTKAGGTAEQLDELKESGKSLRNDLKALKQALYPIEDDFIHDYLHLPNRLHEQCPTGGQEKLLYRHGLPKLECESTTHLARHDLIHFVDNNRYYMMDQAAHFDVNAMQSLARYFVAQGDFIQTANPDFVRCVLLEANATPLADYHLVQEEHLQNKINTAYLTGGAAFESYLGAMTRLCVYPSVLPLRYVCCGRSYNRSDTELYGPTPSLYTATQTNAVQSFVATLSANEADCQLEHILNLATDFYKALGIPFRVVYASAETLTPAESLRAVIEVYAPSLQRYVCVGRISNYGDFVSKRILFSTRREKHYDFLHLVGGPVLYTSRLIAALLEHGVRLEDCKLLGSSIQKPTQQQQDLQEFKDLFK
- the LOC128252836 gene encoding putative mitogen-activated protein kinase 14C; protein product: MAGFARVNVNESVWEIPNIYELVRPLGAGSFGQVAKVRLVGSQNYVAMKKLLQPFEQEEDAKGTYREIRLLKHMNHPNVIRLLDVFHPPMQMNDFQQVYLVTHLMDEDLHSFSRANRISEYHIRYILYQILRGLKYIHSAGVLHRDLKPGNIAVNQNMEVRILDFGLARLSADDMTDFVGTLWYRAPELLFLWDKYTKAIDMWSVGCILAELISGRALFPGRCYMNQLERLLDIMGRPSDQFVSGVTIDHARNYLRMYPNRRRCDFNQMFPDANPLAVDLMEKMLEMIPERRITAEEAMHHPFLSDLIDPRHHDEDVAPAYDQNFENMILNVNCWKELITNEIRNFKPPPLYAAALERAYFHCIQ
- the LOC128252835 gene encoding mitogen-activated protein kinase p38a, yielding MSASITQKFHKLDINRTEWEVPEIYQELLPVGSGAYGQVSKALVRGTNMHVAIKKLARPFQSAVHAKRTYRELRLLKHMDHENVIGLLDIFHPHPANASLDNFQQVYLVTHLMDADLNNIIRMQHLSDDHVQFLVYQILRGLKYIHSAGVIHRDLKPSNIAVNEDCELRILDFGLARPTENEMTGYVATRWYRAPEIMLNWMHYNQTVDIWSVGCIMAELITRRTLFPGTDHIHQLNLIMEMLGTPPADFMKKISSESARSYIQSLPPMKRRSFKKVFENANPLAIDLLEKMLELDAEKRITAEEALAHPYLEKYAEPSDEQTSPPYDHSFEDMDLPVDKWKELIYKEVTNFKPPPSFAQVLKDVK